From Rhopalosiphum padi isolate XX-2018 chromosome 2, ASM2088224v1, whole genome shotgun sequence:
AAGATTCGAGAAAaatgttcatacattttttatacaattttgagtTCCTCTATCAATAGGTCCATTGCAAACAAAAATTCAAGAGGAGACAGTTAAAAATGTGTTCATAAATAGTCTCCTTCCTGTGTCTCACTACTCTTTAACcacatacctatttaaattattttgaaagttaGGGCTAAAAAGTAGTGAATTCAGCCTCCAGTGTCCAAAGACATTTTCTATATCTGGCGCCTATGCTTGCTAACTTCCATTTTAAGAATTaggaaaactaaatatttttaaaagaattccCGATAATATTGATGAGAAGTtcaaaattttcattaattagaaTAGTAGGATAAAATTTATccttatatattgttatatacttatattgagaatagataattttaaataaagtattaatcaTGATTCATGGctctatagttttatataatgcaAACACGATTTTCTTaagttgttttcaaaatattgaacattataCGTTAAGAATAATAGTTGTATGGCAGAAGACTTGAAAAGTATGaaagttatgataatttaaaaattatagtaattatatggtattataatctatcattttatacaatttgtaaaaataaaaaaatatataaaataaaagttttaataagcAGATTTTGAAAAACCGCATTTACGAAGAAGAAAAAAAGGAGTTAGACATTTCGTATGTGGCAAACAATTACTTAAGAAGAAAACggtcattttataaaatttagtgtAGCGCGGAAGAATGGCGTAAATTTTGAAAGTTCGGTGTATCGCGCCATTTCGAACTTTTTGGTAAATCGATTACCTGGTAAAAGTTCATCCGTCATCCAGCGCAGTACAATTTTCTTATCACCTAACAATAGGATTTCTAAATGCGAATAcgcgatattaataataattaatataaataataaatgtaaaattatttccaCTTTGCTCGGATCCCGTCCGCAGTGTATTCCTccaatatagaatattaattattaataaataataacgagtTTATTATCGTCGTCGGCGTACAAATCGACCAGTTTATGACCTGTGTCGCTCCCGTCGGCCGCTATTTCGATAtctcgtcataataatattgccatCGCTTCAATCGAGTTTGCGGACGATCCGTCATCCGTctcgtcattactcattaccgTCGCCGCCAGACGATGACGTATTGAACCGGCCCAGGCGGCGGTGATACCACAACCGTATTTCTCATTCGGTGATGAACGACTCTACCGCACATGCACACCATCGCCGTACAATGTCCAAGTTTTTAAAACTAGCGCACAAGTTCAACAGCTTTTACCTGAACGGTACGTGTGCCTCCTCATACCCTGTGCCAGTGACTGTTGTATTTTAATgatgtatttatgtgtaatgTTGTGTTGTTTACCTTTAACCATAcccactgtattttttttttgtttttttgaaacaTACCCACTAACAAACATCCTCTGTCTCAACACACAGGACTACAGAAAAAAGAATGTCGCGCATTCATCGTGGACGGCATTCAAGTCGGTTTGGTCCGGGCTACCGTCACAATAGAATTAAGCCGCTATCCGAATGTGTTTATCGTCAACCCCAATAGTGTCACGCTGAACCCAGCATTCAGGGATTATGACGAACGTTCTGCAAACATAGAGTCTGTACTTAAagaaatgaaagaaaaaaagttGTTTACAACGCTAAAAGGGTGGAGGGATGAGGTATTAACACATGCTTGTTTTATCGATAGAACAGTTTCTGTTTTATTTAGTATTGATGTAGTATTAGCATGATTTTAACAACCttcaaatattgtatttcctagtattttcattatttcttaTGAATAAGATATATTGTAAGACTATTGAAAGTAaccaatgaaataatatatgtttcaaTTTAGTGTTATGAAGTACGGACAATGTTTGCTGATCAACCGTTACTAAAAATGGATCGGTCTGCTACTTGTAAATGTCCCAGACAACAAACAATCTTtatccaaataattttattggctATTTTATTTGTAGGTCTGTTTGGGATTTGTAATTATGGTGTTGACATAAATGGTTATGTGAACCATCCACAGAAAGGATTATGCATTTGGCTTCAACAAAGATCGTTGACTAAGCAGACATGGCCTGGAAAATGGGATAATATGGTTGCTGGAGGTTTATCGGTTGGAAACAGTGTAATACACACTGCTCATAAAGAAGGAGAAGAAGAAGCATCCTTAACTCCAGATCTTATGAAAAATTTGCAATCAGCTGGCACAGTGTcgtaagatatattttttttttaatgtatactcattttctataaaatgtaaatttaatattatgctttttatGTTTCAGTTTCTTCTATGAGAGCGAACGAGGATTGTTTCCTGATAcagaatttgtttttgacttagaATTACCTCCTGATTTTGTGCCTCGTAACCAAGACAATGAAGTAGAAAAATTTGAATTGGTGACTGCAAgtgttagtatttattttgtatatattttattgtctattgtgttattattttgttttcatgaaaatttatcatttagGAAACTGTGAACAGAATTTTATCTCCAGATTTTAAGACTACTAGTTGCCctgtaattattgattttttgatcAGACATGGAATTATTAATCCGGAAAATGGTAAGTTTAATAtagaaaagtaatttattatacagtcaGATCTAACCTTAAGATGGAGTGAGGCCTATGAAAATTtgtcagaatataatattttataacatgagGTCTGTGTAGGCTGACCCATATTTAAGGCAAACTCTGATTTTATCTAATtatctaaaaacattttatttattgtatcaactatatttaattttaattttacagagCCACGTTTTCCAGAATTGGTTGAATTATTACATGTACCACTCCAGTCTCTTTATAAAAAGTGTGACAACTTGTTGACTGAAAACGGCCTTTCAAAAGCCGAATGAATTGTTTGTTGTGTCTTGTGTTAATTTATGTAATGTCTTCTTTCAACTTATCTTtccatttttcaatattacttctcattttttgttttactttgaGTCTATTTATTTTTGCCAAATATTCGCTAAATCCCATTATGTTCCTTCCATTTTTATTgtgatacataaattaaatgcgTACATCACGCCctaatgtttgttattattttactattatttaattttaattctattaatattaaaacgttttactaaataaaattatttttaattattaatcatgtaTTTGGAATTGAAAAAgcatactaaatttaaaaatttgaatgtttttgtactatttattagtgttttgtttaataaaattagacaatttttaaatatacattattcacAATCATTCTAAGCTTGTGGTTTGGCTAgtcaatctatattttttaaattaaatatttaaaaaaacactttaaACCATTATAAACATCATGTGAAAAAGTGTAGTGTTATATTgaagtgataataaaattatatgttttttgtctttaataattgtgtattaaattattataatttatatggtgtttaaataataaaatttgtattaatgataaaattaaatatatcttgtGATACTCAATATTTTGTGGTTACACAAATTGCCCATTTCATTTTATGCGCAGTTGTaagcaattaaatattaagttaataatgaCATTGGTAATACTGTAggttttattttgaatactttaagTTGTAACTAATAtcatcatttattaaaaatactattatttaaaaacaatgtaaatatGTTGTCAGTTAAACATTACTTAAGTACAAAAGTAAAAccaacaatattacaatacaaatagTCAAATTGacaagtttttaaaaacattaaggaCTGGTGTCtgtgaaattattattcattacattagttatgtatttatatattcttttatttttatattatcatgacTTCCAAATACTggcttattttttaatatcatatcaaGATGATCAAATGatgtaatttataagttatctccacgatttaagatagtacctactatcTATAATCATGGTTTTTCTTCAActctattatgattttttatttgattgttaaacttttaattttttagccaGGTGGATatatccaatataataataattaatttagattattgtattttatatttaatcatgatAAAATACAGTATATTGTAGGTCGGAGGGTGGATGCGCGATTCGCTTTAAAAACCGGTATATAGCTGACATGCCTATGTATTTTGTCATGTATTTATTGGTACCTATCGCGTAATGCGTGTAAGGTATGTATTTAGACAGATTTTACTGAGACATTAGTTCATCGACAAATataactacataaaatatttatcgcaTGTTTCtctttttttgatttcataagTAGGTCAACCCAAAAAGGCAACAAAAAACATGGAACCTTATGTTAAGTCGTCAACCCATtcagtatagtgtatacattgaaaattattcactatttcattattatacaatttgaataataagtacgaaatacaatttgttaattGCCGCTAACGAGGCGTGCGTCAGACTGTCAGATGTCGAATTCGAATACAACTGATTCTATTGAAACGTATTTTCAACGACGTCACTGCAGTCCAATACGTGACGTAtctacgtcataatatattgtattacagaCAAAAAAGGTTAGGTCATTgacgttttgttattattaattattaatatttattattataccatttgcACCAAATCGTTATCTATTTTGATAATCTGATGTAGGTACCTCTCTACCTATATCGATATATATCTCGACCTATAGGTCGAATTGGAATTCTGTCTAAaagtttgacaaaaaaaaatactggtaaaataattcttgtaaaaaaaaaatttaatatttatttttatacaattatatacctatccaGTACCCAATACGCAtgtacgattatttttttaatcatcacAACTACATAAaagatttatagtaatatagatggtaataaaataaactataattgtattttacattgtttaaattcttatattagttatattatacataaacaatacgaaatttaataatataatacaaatgtatatgaatatctttcattaactatatataatattaatatacctatgaaCAATTGTACAGTGACACAGACACACAGTATCTTTCTATAGATATATCTATATGATATAGACTAAGACTACATCGTTTACAATTACGACGTATGAAaccaaaatgtataaacaacggagctataactttataatataggtacaaagtTGAAAGTATTTTGCAAGAAAttgcagtaattttttttttttttaataaaattttttgtcaaaaagcttgaatatttaataaaaagcaCAGTTTGATTTTACGTTTCTTAATAATGTAacaatttaatctaataattcacattaacttaaaatataataaaaataaaaatgaaaacaatcattattcatattatacttcAACTATTTCGAGatttgtataaaaactaaaaacttataCTATAccaaattactatattaaattattatgatattactatatatatatattatataatataatatcacaatgaAACTTCCATTAAACGAAGTCGaataagtaacaaaaaaaattcgtaatatGGAGGAATTCGTTAAATGGAATATTACGTACTTATTCATTAACAATGAAGgtcatagtttttaaaaatatttcgtaaaaTGGAACTATATGGAAGTTCGTTTTATGGAATTTTCACTGTATATCgcaataattattagtgtttggaaaaataaacgGGCCCGCGATTAAAATTGATGAACGTGTATAGCCACGTAGATACTCGCTGGCTTGTAATAAACAATGTTTTTCTCGTCGTCTTGGAGATTTTCGATATCGTCTGCCGGTGACCGACGATAttctaaatatgtttatttacaatCTAAATTGCAAGACGCGTGTGCACGATCATATTTCCGTACATTAAAATGGCATCCCAAAACAACACTAAATCGTTCTCGTACAACGTATCCCAGCTATTGAGATCACTGCTGGACCAGACGAAAGCCATCGAAAGAGTAATGAATGAAGCAGAcgaggcagttaaaaatatgaatcgcGATAAACAACTCGTGGTGGATTCTGGCGACGTCTCGCAATCGGCAAAGGGCAACGAAATAATAAGGAATAATTTCGGCGAGCTTGTCGGCTGGCTCGATATGGATGAACAATCACTCCCGATACGATGCGCTCCCCGTCGTACTCGTCGTCTTACCGCGGCGTGGCGAAGGGTAAAACGCGTTGTGTCGGGAGCGTGTTGCATCCGTCGTTAAAAGCGTCCGGAGTTGGCCCCCTTGGCCGAGGGCATCGTTCACGTGACGACGGCGACGAAGAAAGCGGGCAGGAGGATACGAGAAAGTGCACGGACGGTGTCCGGCGGTATGTCGCCCGAGCACGTTCTCGCGATCACCTGCAGCGACGCGACGGGTTTGCGGTCGTCGTGAGCTCGCGGTCACCGTGATGCGTTCGACCCTCTGGCGGTTGTGCGGGCGCCCGGTTGTCGAGGTCGCGTGGAACGATGGATGACGGAGACGCGGTGGCTAGATGGTACCGACGCGGGCAACGATCCCGCCCCGGCGGTACCCAAGACGACGGTGATGATGACGACTAGTAACGACGGCGGCGGTGATTATCAGTTCGCGGGGTGAGTTTATGAAGGAGTTGGGAACACGGAAGTCAGCGGTGCCGGACCCGTGGAATCTCGAGGTTCCAGGGTTCGGCGGCGCGTGTGACTCCGACGGCGGCTACCGGAAGCGGACGCGTCCGACGAGTTGCCTGCAGGAGGATTCGCGGAGAGTATCAGGACTGCGGCGCGTGTTGTGGCGCAGTTCGCTGACTCTCTTTTTCGTCCTGTGGGGCAATACCGCCGGCCGAGTCTCGCCGCCGGTTCCGCAGCTCCAATTCATAAGCTCTTCCCGTGTTCCAATCGCCACCGCTTGTCGCCAAAATCGTCATATCCGATGTCGTAGCGCATAACATCGCGCACTAGCTCCAAAATCTTCATCTACCGTCGCTTCCGTGCGACCGAGCCAGCCGAGCCTCGCCATCCGTTATGGTCGACGCATCACGCGCCCGAGTTAACGAACCCGTGACACTCGTCGTTTGCTCGCAGGTCCGGTCGTGAGAATGTTGCAGAGGCGACCAGTGGCCATTAACTTGCAATTTTTCGCACCGAAAACGCCATCTCGTATCCTCCCCCCCTCCCATTCTTCGTTTATTGTGTCGTCCTGTccgatgtttttattttattgtttttcttaaaGCTATATTTTGCTACTTTGTtttctgatttattttttattattgttataagccACTTTTGGCATCTTTTGTAAAAGCCACTTTGGCAActttttttctattcaaaattTTTTGGCTACAAcatattcattgttttttttttttatcattctaaAAGCCACTGGaattattttttcctattacatattgttttttttctgtacTAAATTTTTGCCACTTTGAGCAcccaaaaaaatgttaataaaatatctgttatataataaaattttgttttttttatttttatattttcaaggaTATAATACTTCAATTATGTTACTTAAGTAacgaaataatgattaataaaatcgttataatatacaatatttacctatactggctatacttaaaagtaggtatattcGTTTGTATATAGAGTTACATGAACAATAAATTCATGGTCGATGTATTGAACTGCAtgcactattaaatattaatactacatacgtatcaaataatgtttcaagAAATAGTTGAAACatatcgtatacattttaaacgctATGAATTGTAAATACAACACCGACGGATACACCAAAGATAGATATCTAAACTAGGTATAATAAGAATTGTAAATGTGTTATATGTCAATATGTGTTATGTGGAATATCAATGTCATTAGTCAGATCATAcacagtataattaataaaacaaattcaaaattgtattttaaaaggcTTATGGCTatgtcgaaaaataaatattttttgaaagcaTTTCGCAGGAAGTTTGAATCCTCAAGGCTCAAACTCTCCTGTATACGTGCTTGTACTGATACAAACATTACCACGTTAACaatcacaataaattatgtataaaatctcATCGGTGGACTTGCGTAGTTTGCCAAGACAAATTGTATTAGGCGATTTTCTGGCGATTAGTTTGACGCCTGTAATTACACCATGGTGGTGCGCGGGGGGCGGCTACCGATCTCGACTGCACCAccaaccaccaccaccaccaccagaCGTTAGCACCGTGATATTGAGCATTGAACTGCACATAATTTGGTTTGTTGAACTGGAAAAATCGAGCCTTGTCAAGACAATTTTGGAGAGACTATTTTTAGGTAGTTCGATTGAATCCGGCTGCATCATCGACGCCGTGACGGACAGTCGCCGAATCTTGACATAATCGCGGACGTCAGGATATGTTGTGCTGCGATATTCTGcatgataaaatatgttaatattttctaatatacttatagaatataaaacgtaatttgtttgtattctttgtaataatatactcaataataGTGTCACAAACGAATATCTTTAATTCTTTAACACTGTATAGCGTATATATCGTAtagtaacaattatattatataggtaatatagtttttatattaaaaatacattttaattaaaaattaaaaaaaaaggttgaaaaTATGGGAACCattctgctgtacattaggtgtcaaATGGGTATTACTgtaatgggtgtgttaaatttgaatttaatgatatacacgaaaaacgataatttttcagaaaacattacaattatattatattattattaatatttaattactattatagtaatacatattatttacatcatattaattattaatatattatattactattatcagcTTTTAAGTGAATATCATCTTACTGTAAACCAGGGTGAATAGcacagtatatataaaaaaaaataacttgtattaaaaaccttattatattaaatgcttTTTGACCCATTGAAAATTTTTCTATTGACATTTGtagaaaaatgttcaaatgtacctatgtaaaatataaataactcaaaaagagtaaaaatatttatgtatagaaaacaataatttaaacatttttaagtttcttagttttttgaattatattatattatattattattattattattatatttttaatatagtcaaaaaatagtttagtgtaaaaatacatatatagtaatatatatactattacagttatacatttaagtaaaatgttcatgtattatatattgaacaCATGATTTAGAATATTCGTGTCGTATATGTGACATTGTGACCTACTTCTTtgtcatatatatattcgtttatACATAGTGAGATAGACAAGTATTGTTATTCGTGTTATGCGTAATCGTAaccttttttattattggtaCTATTTACTACTGTTATATTACCCCAATAACCGTTGTTGTACCTATAGAGGATTATATTcttgtttaaataatgtaaaatttaaataaaaatagaaaacctGCAAACGGCTCGAAAAATGTCATCGATCCGAATACGCAGACAACTATAATACCTAAATGTATTTGAtggcatttaaaatttttagaaaaatatgaacaatcagTAAGGATTTCTGaagatacattttaaagatatgtattaaataattgtaaaatagtttttttattgattcactaatgatttgttttatcataatatacgtataaatatatatttaaaacacctATAATTATATTGCGATACATTATAGTCCATTCACTCATAAATGTGCTTTTAtgtgtttgatttttattattgttttttcttaaaGGGCATAGTCTGTAAGTATACAGTACCTACAATACCTACTATAACAATATCACGATGTACCTACTCCTGTGGTGCAATAACTGTAACAATTGGGGCCTGACATGCaatatttcgttttaaaatcaCTCGTATGTACGACATTAACTTATTATGTCGATTTATTTGCGACAATTTCAAATTGCCAGAGAATACATACTACATTACTCcatgttatgtattatgtaataaaatgtgtttatatgtGTGTTCATAACGACATAACACACATATGCAAACAAATGCTATGTAAAATGtacttacaatataattatatatataatatatactattactataatatacatagaaatattatggtacttactaaaaatgtttacataaaaaagtgtAACGTACTAACGTATTTcatatttgcataaatataatagatattccATTTTTTCAGAAACTACAtgtataatgagtaatgacatttaatatatcacatagatataatataagattatatactgagacagtggcgtatttaggatttGTCTAAGGGAGAAGATATGACTAAAATTTTCGATACAAAAGTCTtaggattttattaattactgatACAgtgataaatagaaaaaatacaactataactatacaaaaatagctttaaaaaagaGGGGTGAAGTAGAGGGAAATATATCTCCCTAATCTCCCCCCAAAAATACGCCACTGCTTACaccagtgtttcccaacctttttgtaataaaaacccTCAAATTTACCCCTTGTTGGTTACGCGACCCACCCCACTAATAAAAAAGTCATAGTATAGtatggttatatatttatttttgggtaAGTTTAACCAGTCGCGACCCAAAATTGGGTCGCGACTCAtaggttgggaaacactggcTTACacctacattaatattatagagtgaagcagaatttttcataataagtaCTGTATAAGGAACGCGCGTAAATTGTACAGTTTTTTTCtctaaatttagtttttggGAAATTCTTAATACAAACAAATCTAAATACTGatgaaacatattaaattatttttaaatgtttaaaaaataataaaaaataataataatatagaacgtagaaattatgttttaaaaaataataaatgaaaatttgtaaGGTGTTAAAAATACAAGATATATAATGTGTTgaaatacttatacaatttgTGGATAGAGTGAAATAACTCAACTCTACCCGGgacattatagttaatttaatactgAGATCTAGACTTAAATAATAAGCTGCGATGTTGGGGCGCGGCCCAGCGATTTGACTATAGGTACGGCAAATTGGGATATTAGACTCATTCTATACCGTACAGCATATCGggaccattaatattataaactgagTCTTGGCTTGACGTATACACGGTAGAGATTTTAGATTGTAGGTGAATCAAAAGAAACcgaaaatgtattgaaatcttTCGGTTCCTATGTAATTTATGGTAAAACTATATTACAATGTTACGATATTTGATGATCTTGTTTACTGCGAATGAATTCTTATTGGAATCAATGTGCGGTCTCGGCAACGTTCTATCATAGAGTATATagactattctataatataatcaatggttctatgctttaaaatataatcaaggCAATAAATATCGAGTgctgtatttgtataaaaacatcTAAGTTCGGCAACAACGCGTTAGTGCtaaataatagtagtaaaaaattataatgtataatataggaaaGCAGCGTTGTcagtaaatatatcaataaataactcTTTATATTTATTCCTTGACtccttgtaaaatattttttaggattatttaaatcaaactgTTTAACAGTATACGGTATACCTAGTACCAATGATTATAAGTCATaatgattatacaatatttaaatatatagtcaaTTATACAATCAATTATCAATGCTATATAGTACTTACACGAAAATTCACTTTCGCACTAATACTAGTAATACTTGATATCATCatgcatttattaatattgtcttTCCGATATTTGTAATGTATTATCGATTTGCCGTCATACAGAGATGTAAAAAGCTTTGGATTGTTCCCGTCGCTCATAGCGCCAGGTTCTTCGACAAAATATACCTCACTATATAGTCACTACTGCTAATATTATATCCAAGGCCATCGTAGTGGCGTGGTGCACAGCGTTCACCTAATGTAATAGCTTAAGCCTGGAAATTTatcttgaatttaaaaattaaaatattttgtttattaaattgttgatgaCATGACATAtgtcttataataaaaattctaaattagcatatagttttaaattaggtatatatgaTGTGATAGGGAGGTTTTGGGAGGtcattgtttaaatactttCCACAGggtttgaaaatatgattgcTATGTCACTGAAGAGTGAAGATTAgacgttaaaatattaatacatttaatatttatacaatataatatataattattatatatatatacagggccGTATTACCGCTTAGGCTGTTTAGGTTAGAGCCTAGGAAGGCAAATATTGAAGGACGGCAAATTTTAACGGTCGAACCGAAATAGCTTCTATTTTTttaggtggtaaatttattTCAGCTAATGCGCGGCAAAAACCTTAATCCGGCCctgtatataataatcgtaaaatatactatatacttatactcATTTTTGCTTTGAATTAATCATAACAGTGATatctattctataattatagagccgaaggtaaaataataagtctattaagtcttataataatattttatctatttctaTAGTGTACCTAAATATAACAATTGATTACCATTCGCCATACGTGATActacttataataaactatattgttCTATAAAAGTTTAGTACCAGGTGGGCCCCTCCCTGTCATCCCTTTAATCCAATCAATCCagctatgtttatattatatttatatcgtgaagtggtataaatataataaaatattaggtaggtactatacctatagttgcttatataatcaaattaagGTTTTAAAggcactcattttttttttataagcgttaaaaattagaattttggcaaagttataataaaaactcaaaaatatacaaactattttgtacctaattaaacatttataacattttttttagacctaagattttaaaaattaacacaaggttctttattagtttttcaacCGATATATGAACGAAAAATTCTACCGGAAAgtcaagttaatttttataagtaccagtatttcaagttcaaatttacCTATACACAACATTCGATAT
This genomic window contains:
- the LOC132922207 gene encoding uncharacterized protein LOC132922207 isoform X1, coding for MNDSTAHAHHRRTMSKFLKLAHKFNSFYLNGLQKKECRAFIVDGIQVGLVRATVTIELSRYPNVFIVNPNSVTLNPAFRDYDERSANIESVLKEMKEKKLFTTLKGWRDECYEVRTMFADQPLLKMDRSATCLFGICNYGVDINGYVNHPQKGLCIWLQQRSLTKQTWPGKWDNMVAGGLSVGNSVIHTAHKEGEEEASLTPDLMKNLQSAGTVSFFYESERGLFPDTEFVFDLELPPDFVPRNQDNEVEKFELVTASETVNRILSPDFKTTSCPVIIDFLIRHGIINPENEPRFPELVELLHVPLQSLYKKCDNLLTENGLSKAE
- the LOC132922207 gene encoding uncharacterized protein LOC132922207 isoform X2 gives rise to the protein MKEKKLFTTLKGWRDECYEVRTMFADQPLLKMDRSATCLFGICNYGVDINGYVNHPQKGLCIWLQQRSLTKQTWPGKWDNMVAGGLSVGNSVIHTAHKEGEEEASLTPDLMKNLQSAGTVSFFYESERGLFPDTEFVFDLELPPDFVPRNQDNEVEKFELVTASETVNRILSPDFKTTSCPVIIDFLIRHGIINPENEPRFPELVELLHVPLQSLYKKCDNLLTENGLSKAE